A single genomic interval of Gossypium raimondii isolate GPD5lz chromosome 11, ASM2569854v1, whole genome shotgun sequence harbors:
- the LOC105761605 gene encoding uncharacterized protein LOC105761605 isoform X5 has protein sequence MEVITGTASNLVPGVVGYVFQKIRRNFSYVYRYRRMVSGFEKKVETLKDKRDRVLLDVDAARKNDENIYPEVNSWLAKADKMIDLELKEVKDLEDEAKNKCFIGLCPNFKARYQLSKKAEEDAGAVDELLQQDGLDIVSYRDVPQPVVVVPPKDFDDLDSRKLVFNKIMEAVKDPNLNIIGVYGMPGVGKTTLVKEVSRQVKEDKLFDSVVMAVVTHTPDIKKIQDQIADTLGLTFKEQSISGRASRLCQRLKKEKKIFVVLDDIWAKLDLMEVGIPFGDEHQGCTMLLTSRDLNVLSKDMNAKMRYSIGVLEHEEAWEFFKKIAGDGVESSDLLPIATEVAKKCGGLPIAIRTLATSLRNEPPFVWEDALRQLNRPSSSNFIEVSAAAYSSIEWSYDRLQSEEHKQIFLLCSLLGHNVFFEVLLVCAMGLGLFRGVNTVEETRNRLLTVVSRLKASCLLLDGYNNLHVDMHDLICDVAMSIAANHVFVLRDEDVLNDWPDDEAMKEFDKILLDCPSINKLPDQLKCPKLTFLGMGSKDPLMEIPENFFKEMKNLQVLILSDMNLSSLPSSISLLPNLRTLGLVECALGDIALIGELKNLEILSFDGSDIEMLPEEIGQLNKLKWLDLTNCSKLKRIPPGVFCKLSRLEELYVDDSFVGWGVEGNFSQESNCSVAELNALSCLTTLEIHFPNAKIIPKGFSFEKLRRYIIFIGEGSDWDWDWGWVREYSRTLKLSLQTSIRFLNNGVKVLLKKAENLYIDEVKGVEILLHESEVGDYFQQLKNLHIQNGAMIQYILKENGDDHKIEFQLETLTLQDLPKLISFCSENEGSTSISPQGTTLFNQKTLFPKLKDLVLRSISSERIWHPQAFCSTRNLTKLIIKGCTNLKYVLSDSMVEYLQQLEYLEISECKCIQEITSKENKIKEAFRNMYLICFPRLKTLKLKGLQKIVGFCHEDYNVEFPTLKILEIESCPKLQGFIHNSKSKEIPIDAVFFNNKVDFPNLEKITISHLRNAKRIWHNKLQKNSFSMLKELTVKECDVLLNIFPPFLLGVFQRLEKLIVIDCASLEEVFQFQVQGLDTEETDVVASQLREVNLFRLPSLKHVWTKYHKGNISFESLRQVCIRECWSLKTLFPYSIAKGLQRLEGLTISRCGVEEIVSKNDEGSDKQEIWFAFNQLSFLMLWHLPYLTCVYPGIHRTTWSALKKLTFSGCRRIKIFGHEESQIQNSLFLIEKVIPQLEEVSFTGDCIKMISDGQYESDLFCNIKFLRISSYSDVSVVFLISFLRRFYNLERLELGSCSFKELASFENDACEDQDMIITIPKVKKLRLDLVNNIRHLWKQDSPLGHICASLECLELWNCGNLINAGLDLSFSENLTTLDVFKCHEMLELITSSKARSMTCLVTMRIRECERMREVVASDGDETSYEIVFRALKCLELHCLQSLTSFCSRKFALRFPSLEQVTLSQCPRMKNFSQGVLTTPKLQKVQLTQTDFTGRWAGDFNATVEQLYQEQVGYRGLKHLKFSEFPELVNIWSRNPQEMLDFTTLEFLEFCDSNNLRYIFNFSMAFGLGQLRQMEIKRCGNLEQVIKEEGPITMVEEAIPDSSNIISIFPRLRSIIVESCPDMTSFYMGSKGLECPSLVEIKLVDCSNMTTFVSTFSRDEDKEVIIGDEVDNITVIFSDKVAFPNLEKITISHLRNAKRIWHNKLYKNSFSMLKELTVKECDVLLNIFSPFLLGVFQRLEKLIVIDCASLEEVFQFQMPGLDTEETDVVASHLREVNLVRLPRLKHVWTKYHKGNISFESLRQVCIRDCLSLKTLFPFSIAKCLQQLESLLIENCGLEEIVSKNDEGSDEQEIWFAFNQLSFLNLWYLPYLTCFYPGIHRTTWSALKKLKMAGCWRIKIFGHEESQIQNSLFLIEKVIPQLEEVSFTGDCIKMISDGQRFYNLERLELGSCSFKELASFENDACEDQDMIITIPKVKKLRLDLVNNIRHLWKQDSCLAIFVPVSNVLNFGIVAI, from the exons ATGGAAGTCATTACGGGCACCGCTAGCAACCTTGTTCCCGGAGTTGTGGGATACGTGTTCCAAAAAATTAGACGTAATTTCAGCTATGTTTACCGCTATAGAAGAATGGTTTCGGGTTTCGAGAAGAAAGTCGAGACGTTGAAAGACAAAAGAGACAGAGTGCTGCTAGATGTTGATGCTGCTCGAAAGAATGACGAGAATATATACCCCGAAGTCAACAGTTGGCTGGCGAAAGCCGACAAAATGATCGATTTAGAGTTGAAGGAAGTGAAGGATCTTGAAGACGAAGCAAAGAACAAGTGTTTCATCGGCTTGTGCCCTAATTTCAAGGCTCGCTATCAGCTTAGCAAAAAAGCAGAAGAAGATGCCGGTGCCGTTGATGAACTCCTCCAGCAAGACGGGCTTGACATAGTATCATATCGGGATGTCCCGCAGCCCGTAGTGGTTGTGCCTCCCAAAGATTTTGATGACCTTGATTCAAGAAAATTGGTGTTTAACAAGATCATGGAGGCGGTGAAAGATCCTAATCTCAACATTATAGGGGTCTACGGAATGCCCGGTGTCGGCAAGACCACGCTTGTCAAAGAAGTCAGTAGACAAGTCAAAGAAGATAAGTTATTCGACTCGGTGGTTATGGCTGTTGTGACTCATACTCCTGACATCAAGAAAATTCAAGACCAAATTGCAGATACGTTGGGACTGACATTTAAGGAGCAGAGTATCAGTGGAAGAGCAAGTCGGTTGTGCCAAAGgttgaagaaagagaagaagatttttgttgttttagatgACATTTGGGCAAAGTTAGACCTGATGGAAGTGGGGATTCCTTTCGGAGATGAGCATCAGGGATGCACCATGTTGCTGACGTCCAGAGATCTTAATGTTTTGTCCAAGGATATGAATGCTAAAATGAGGTATTCAATCGGGGTTTTAGAACATGAAGAAGCTTGGGAGTTCTTCAAGAAGATTGCAGGGGACGGTGTTGAAAGTTCTGACTTGTTACCTATAGCAACTGAGGTAGCTAAAAAATGTGGTGGTCTACCAATCGCCATAAGAACACTTGCAACGTCTTTGAGAAATGAACCTCCATTTGTATGGGAGGATGCTTTGCGACAACTAAACCGACCGTCATCGAGCAACTTCATAGAAGTATCGGCAGCTGCATATTCAAGTATAGAGTGGAGTTATGATCGTTTACAAAGTGAGGAGCATAAACAGATTTTCTTACTTTGCAGTCTACTGGGTCATAATGTTTTCTTTGAAGTGTTGCTTGTGTGTGCAATGGGGTTAGGGCTATTTCGTGGTGTCAACACAGTTGAAGAAACACGAAACAGACTGTTGACAGTGGTGAGTCGTCTCAAAGCTTCTTGTTTGTTACTTGATGGTTATAACAATCTACATGTTGATATGCATGATCTTATATGCGATGTAGCCATGTCAATTGCTGCCAACCACGTGTTTGTTTTAAGAGACGAAGATGTTTTGAATGATTGGCCAGATGACGAAGCGATGAAAGAGTTTGACAAAATACTTTTGGACTGTCCTAGTATCAACAAGCTTCCTGATCAGTTGAAATGCCCCAAACTTACTTTTTTAGGTATGGGTAGCAAGGATCCTTTGATGGAAATACCAGAAAACTTTTTTAAGGAAATGAAAAATCTCCAAGTCCTAATTTTGTCTGACATGAATTTATCGTCCTTGCCCTCATCAATTTCCTTGCTACCAAACCTTCGAACATTAGGCTTGGTTGAATGTGCGTTGGGAGACATTGCCCTTATCGGAGAGCTCAAGAATCTGGAAATTCTTAGCTTTGACGGTTCTGATATTGAAATGCTACCGGAGGAAATAGGACAACTGAATAAGCTAAAGTGGTTAGATTTAACTAATTGTTCCAAACTCAAAAGAATTCCACCTGGTGTCTTCTGCAAATTGTCTAGATTGGAGgaactgtatgtggatgacagTTTTGTTGGATGGGGAGTAGAGGGAAACTTCAGTCAGGAAAGCAATTGTAGTGTTGCTGAGTTAAATGCTCTGTCATGTTTAActactttagaaattcatttcCCTAATGCCAAGATTATTCCCAAAGGCTTCTCCTTTGAAAAGTTGCGAAGATACATTATTTTCATCGGAGAAGGATCGGATTGGGATTGGGATTGGGGTTGGGTTCGTGAATACTCCAGAACACTAAAGCTTAGCCTACAGACAAGCATTAGGTTTCTTAATAATGGAGTCAAAGTTTTATTGAAGAAAgctgaaaatttatatatagatGAAGTGAAAGGTGTGGAGATTTTGCTACATGAATCAGAAGTTGGGGATTATTTTCAACAGTTGAAGAATCTGCATATCCAGAATGGTGCAATGATTCAATATATCCTTAAAGAAAATGGCGATGATcacaaaattgaatttcaactAGAGACTTTGACGCTCCAGGACCTACCAAAGCTCATTAGCTTTTGCTCTGAAAATGAAGGTTCCACTTCCATATCTCCACAGGGAACAACCCTTTTTAACCAAAAG ACACTGTTTCCAAAGTTGAAGGATTTGGTACTACGCTCAATTAGCAGTGAAAGAATATGGCATCCCCAAGCGTTTTGTTCGACTCGAAATTTGACAAAACTGATTATTAAGGGTTGCACCAACTTAAAATACGTCTTATCCGACTCCATGGTTGAATATCTCCAACAGCTCGAATACTTGGAAATAAGTGAATGCAAGTGCATACAGGAGATAACATCAAAAGAGAATAAAATCAAAGAAGCATTCAGAAATATGTATCTAATCTGCTTCCCTCGATTAAAAACCCTCAAATTAAAAGGACTTCAAAAAATCGTCGGATTTTGCCATGAAGATTATAATGTTGAATTCCCAACCTTGAAGATTCTTGAGATAGAAAGCTGTCCAAAATTGCAGGGATTCATCCACAATTCTAAGAGTAAAGAAATCCCTATAGATGCAGTCTTTTTCAACAATAAG GTTGATTTTCCTAACTTGGAGAAAATCACAATCTCCCATTTGAGGAACGCAAAGAGGATATGGCACAACAAACTTCAAAAGAATTCCTTTTCTATGCTAAAAGAGTTGACTGTTAAGGAATGTGATGTGTTGTTGAACATCTTTCCACCTTTTCTTTTGGGGGTTTTCCAAAGATTGGAGAAACTAATAGTGATTGATTGTGCTTCACTAGAAGAAGTGTTTCAATTCCAAGTGCAAGGGTTAGATACTGAAGAAACGGATGTGGTAGCCAGTCAACTAAGAGAAGTGAATCTCTTTCGCCTACCAAGCTTGAAGCATGTTTGGACCAAGTATCACAAAggaaatatttcatttgaaagCCTACGACAAGTATGCATTCGGGAATGTTGGAGCTTGAAAACTTTGTTTCCATATTCAATTGCCAAAGGTCTTCAGCGACTTGAAGGACTTACTATTAGTAGGTGTGGGGTGGAGGAGATTGTTTCAAAGAATGATGAAGGATCAGACAAACAGGAAATTTGGTTTGCATTTAATCAGTTGTCCTTCCTTATGCTTTGGCATCTACCATACCTAACATGTGTCTACCCAGGAATACATAGAACAACATGGTCTGCATTAAAGAAATTGACTTTTTCTGGGTGTAGGAGGATAAAGATATTTGGGCATGAAGAATCCCAAAtccaaaattcacttttccttATTGAAAAG GTTATCCCCCAATTGGAGGAGGTTTCATTTACTGGCGATTGTATTAAGATGATAAGTGATGGCCAGTATGAGTCCGACTTATTTtgcaatataaaatttcttcgGATTTCTTCCTATTCTGATGTATCAGTTGTTTTCCTCATTTCTTTTCTTAGAAGGTTTTACAATTTGGAACGTCTTGAGCTAGGTTCTTGCAGTTTCAAAGAGCTAGCTTCTTTCGAAAATGATGCATGTGAAGATCAAGACATGATCATCACGATTCCAAAAGTCAAGAAGTTGAGATTGGATTTGGTTAACAACATAAGACATCTATGGAAGCAAGACTCCCCGCTTGGCCATATTTGTGCCAGTCTCGAATGTCTTGAACTTTGGAATTGTGGCAATTTGATTAATGCGGGATTAGATCTTTCATTTTCTGAAAATCTTACAACTTTAGATGTCTTCAAATGCCATGAGATGTTAGAGCTGATAACATCTTCCAAAGCCCGAAGTATGACGTGCCTTGTTACAATGAGGATAAGAGAATGTGAAAGGATGAGAGAAGTAGTTGCAAGCGATGGGGATGAAACATCATATGAGATTGTTTTCAGAGCGCTGAAATGTTTGGAGCTTCATTGTTTACAAAGCCTCACGAGCTTTTGTTCAAGGAAATTCGCTTTAAGGTTTCCTTCCTTGGAACAAGTTACTTTGAGCCAGTGCCCTCGAATGAAGAACTTCAGTCAAGGAGTGCTAACAACACCAAAGCTGCAAAAAGTGCAGTTAACACAAACAGATTTTACAGGACGTTGGGCTGGTGACTTTAATGCCACTGTGGAGCAATTATACCAAGAGCAG GTTGGATACCGTGGTCTAAAGCATTTGAAGTTCTCAGAGTTTCCGGAGCTGGTGAACATATGGAGTAGAAATCCTCAAGAAATGTTGGATTTTACAACTCTTGAATTTCTGGAGTTTTGTGATTCCAACAATTTGAGATACATTTTTAACTTCTCAATGGCCTTTGGCCTGGGGCAACTCCGACAAATGGAAATCAAGAGATGCGGTAATTTGGAACAAGTCATCAAAGAAGAGGGTCCAATTACAATGGTTGAGGAAGCAATACCAGATAGTAGCAATATTATTAGCATATTCCCTCGTCTACGATCCATTATAGTGGAGTCTTGTCCAGATATGACAAGCTTTTACATGGGAAGTAAAGGTCTGGAATGTCCATCCTTGGTTGAAATTAAGCTAGTTGATTGTTCAAACATGACTACTTTTGTTAGCACGTTTTCAAGAGATGAAGATAAAGAAGTGATAATTGGTGACGAAGTTGATAATATTACTGTAATTTTCTCCGACAAg GTTGCTTTTCCTAACTTGGAGAAAATCACAATCTCCCATTTGAGGAACGCAAAGAGGATATGGCACAACAAACTTTATAAGAATTCCTTTTCTATGCTAAAAGAGTTGACTGTTAAGGAATGTGATGTGTTGTTGAACAtcttttcaccttttcttttgGGGGTTTTCCAAAGATTGGAGAAACTAATAGTGATTGATTGTGCTTCACTAGAAGAAGTGTTTCAATTCCAAATGCCAGGGTTAGATACTGAAGAAACGGATGTGGTAGCCAGTCATCTAAGAGAAGTGAATCTCGTTCGCCTTCCAAGGTTGAAGCATGTTTGGACCAAGTATCACAAAggaaatatttcatttgaaagCCTTCGACAAGTATGTATTCGGGACTGTTTGAGCTTGAAAACtttgtttccattttcaatTGCCAAATGTCTTCAGCAACTTGAAAGTCTTCTTATTGAAAACTGTGGGTTGGAGGAGATTGTTTCAAAGAATGATGAAGGATCAGACGAACAGGAAATTTGGTTTGCATTTAATCAGTTGTCCTTCCTTAACCTTTGGTATCTACCATACCTCACATGTTTCTACCCAGGAATACATAGAACAACATGGTCTGCATTAAAGAAGTTGAAGATGGCTGGGTGTTGGAGGATAAAGATATTTGGGCATGAAGAATCCCAAAtccaaaattcacttttccttATTGAAAAG GTTATCCCCCAATTGGAGGAGGTTTCATTTACTGGCGATTGTATTAAGATGATAAGTGATGGCCA AAGGTTTTACAATTTGGAACGTCTTGAGCTAGGTTCTTGCAGTTTCAAAGAGCTAGCTTCTTTCGAAAATGATGCATGTGAAGATCAAGACATGATCATCACGATTCCAAAAGTCAAGAAGTTGAGATTGGATTTGGTTAACAACATAAGACATCTATGGAAGCAAGACTCCTGCTTGGCCATATTTGTGCCAGTCTCGAATGTCTTGAACTTTGGAATTGTGGCAATTTGA